Proteins from a single region of Nitratidesulfovibrio sp.:
- a CDS encoding L-lactate permease: MYALSVLLAFMPVIAIFVLLLVYRVAADTAGYIGWAVAAAIAWLYFDTAPTVILLSSVAGLVASLPIALVMSASILQITVMQETGAVSRVVALMKSVAPGQQAVQIMLINVGFGILLTSLGAVTVSILPPIMLALGYSTFAAIILPALGYDALCTYALLGIPAVVYANFVGLPVTEVGGYFARFMPAISTCIALGMLYLAGGMKMVREGIVPALIAGLTAGVVAILMAKLGLVTITGIAAGLTVIVALMLYIRLTGRPLRDRSLLNEADLAAERRHSLAAACSPWIILTVVSLILNAPFLPFFDLTFKQWSMPLEIIPKSPERLRIFWQAYFWVIVCTAAALPFMKATRQQVSTALVKAGKRAGRPFMSASVFFAIAYVMNHSGKGADWTLAQPLHNMVYVMADASASLFGKMYPFVAPYLGLLGGFISGSESSSIAMLTKLHLSTAEKIGASGLVIAAASGIGGGLASVISPAKLQNAAASIDRIREASQAIRPAFVISVLITTVCAVMTMFWAFPN; encoded by the coding sequence ATGTATGCCCTGTCCGTTCTGCTTGCCTTCATGCCCGTCATCGCCATTTTCGTGCTGCTGCTCGTGTACCGGGTGGCGGCAGACACCGCCGGGTACATCGGCTGGGCCGTGGCCGCCGCCATCGCCTGGCTGTACTTCGACACCGCGCCCACGGTCATCCTGCTGTCCAGCGTGGCGGGCCTTGTGGCCTCGCTGCCCATCGCCCTGGTCATGTCCGCCAGCATCCTGCAGATCACCGTCATGCAGGAAACCGGGGCCGTGTCCCGCGTGGTGGCGCTGATGAAAAGCGTGGCCCCCGGCCAGCAGGCCGTGCAGATCATGCTGATCAACGTGGGTTTCGGCATCCTGCTCACCTCGCTGGGTGCGGTGACGGTGTCCATCCTGCCGCCCATCATGCTGGCGCTGGGCTATTCCACCTTCGCGGCCATCATCCTGCCCGCGCTGGGCTACGACGCGCTGTGCACCTACGCCCTGCTGGGCATCCCCGCCGTGGTCTACGCCAACTTCGTGGGCCTGCCGGTGACGGAAGTGGGCGGCTACTTCGCCCGGTTCATGCCCGCCATCTCGACCTGCATCGCCCTCGGCATGCTGTACCTTGCCGGTGGCATGAAGATGGTACGCGAAGGCATCGTGCCTGCGCTCATCGCGGGCCTGACCGCCGGTGTGGTGGCCATCCTCATGGCCAAGCTGGGGCTTGTGACCATCACCGGCATCGCCGCCGGGCTGACCGTCATCGTGGCGCTGATGCTGTACATCCGCCTGACGGGCCGCCCCCTGCGCGACCGCAGCCTGCTGAACGAGGCGGACCTAGCGGCCGAGCGGCGTCATTCGCTGGCCGCCGCCTGCTCGCCGTGGATCATCCTGACCGTGGTCTCGCTGATCCTCAACGCGCCGTTCCTGCCGTTCTTCGACCTGACCTTCAAGCAGTGGTCCATGCCGCTGGAGATCATTCCCAAATCGCCGGAGCGGCTGCGCATCTTCTGGCAGGCCTACTTCTGGGTAATCGTCTGCACCGCCGCAGCGCTGCCGTTCATGAAGGCCACGCGCCAGCAGGTGTCCACCGCGCTGGTCAAGGCGGGCAAGCGCGCTGGGCGGCCGTTCATGTCGGCCTCGGTCTTCTTCGCCATCGCCTACGTCATGAACCACTCCGGCAAGGGGGCAGACTGGACCCTGGCCCAGCCGCTGCACAACATGGTGTACGTCATGGCCGACGCATCGGCCTCGCTGTTCGGCAAGATGTACCCCTTCGTGGCGCCGTACCTGGGGCTGCTGGGCGGGTTCATCAGCGGTTCGGAATCGTCGTCCATCGCCATGCTGACCAAGCTGCACCTGTCCACCGCCGAAAAGATCGGCGCGTCGGGGCTGGTCATCGCGGCGGCCAGCGGCATCGGCGGCGGGCTTGCCAGCGTCATTTCACCCGCCAAGCTGCAGAACGCGGCGGCCAGCATCGACCGCATCCGCGAGGCGTCGCAGGCCATCCGGCCCGCGTTCGTCATCTCGGTGCTGATCACCACCGTGTGCGCGGTAATGACCATGTTCTGGGCCTTCCCCAACTAG
- a CDS encoding flavodoxin, with protein MANVLIVYGSTTGNTAWVAETVGRDIAEAGHSVEIRDAGQVEAEGLCEGRDLVLFGCSTWGDDEIELQDDFIHLYESLEATGAGKGRAACFGCGDSSYTYFCGAVDAIEERLSGLGADIVADSLKIDGDPRTMRDDVAAWAGRVAAAL; from the coding sequence ATGGCCAACGTGCTCATCGTCTACGGTTCCACCACCGGCAACACCGCCTGGGTCGCCGAAACCGTCGGCCGCGACATCGCCGAGGCTGGTCACAGCGTCGAAATCCGCGACGCGGGCCAGGTAGAGGCGGAAGGGCTGTGCGAGGGCCGCGACCTCGTGCTGTTCGGCTGCTCCACCTGGGGCGACGACGAAATCGAACTGCAAGACGACTTCATCCACCTGTACGAATCGCTGGAAGCCACGGGTGCGGGCAAGGGCCGCGCGGCCTGCTTCGGCTGCGGCGACAGCAGCTACACCTACTTCTGCGGCGCGGTGGATGCCATCGAAGAGCGCCTGTCCGGCCTTGGCGCGGACATCGTGGCGGATTCGCTGAAGATCGATGGCGACCCGCGCACCATGCGCGACGACGTCGCCGCCTGGGCCGGACGCGTGGCGGCTGCCCTGTAG
- a CDS encoding DedA family protein, with protein MDILGLFSTFVSFLLHVDRHLFELVSNWGAYTYAILFLIVFCETGLVVTPFLPGDSLLFAAGTIAGAGHLEYFPLAFTLLAAAVTGDAVNYRIGRYIGPPVFEKNYRLLNRQHLYRAHEFYERHGGKAIVLARFVPVVRTFAPFVAGVAAMDARRFLLFNAGGALLWVGLLVTAGYFLGNMPLVQRNFSLVIYGIIVVSVLPIVVEYVRSMLRRER; from the coding sequence GTGGATATCCTGGGCCTTTTTTCCACCTTCGTCTCCTTTCTGCTGCATGTGGACAGGCACCTGTTCGAACTGGTCTCGAACTGGGGCGCGTACACCTATGCCATCCTGTTCCTGATCGTGTTCTGCGAGACGGGGCTGGTGGTCACGCCCTTCCTGCCCGGCGATTCACTGCTCTTCGCGGCGGGTACCATCGCCGGGGCCGGGCACCTGGAGTATTTCCCCCTGGCGTTCACGCTGCTGGCCGCCGCCGTCACGGGAGACGCGGTAAACTATCGCATCGGGCGGTACATCGGTCCGCCGGTGTTCGAGAAGAACTACCGCCTGCTCAACCGCCAGCACCTGTACCGGGCGCACGAATTCTACGAGCGTCACGGCGGCAAGGCCATCGTGCTGGCCCGCTTCGTGCCGGTGGTGCGCACCTTTGCACCCTTCGTGGCGGGGGTGGCGGCCATGGACGCCCGGCGCTTTCTGTTGTTCAACGCGGGCGGAGCCCTGTTGTGGGTGGGCCTGCTGGTGACGGCGGGCTACTTTCTGGGCAACATGCCGTTGGTGCAGCGCAATTTCAGCCTGGTCATCTACGGCATCATCGTTGTGTCCGTGCTGCCCATCGTGGTGGAGTACGTCCGGTCCATGTTGCGCCGCGAGCGGTGA
- a CDS encoding PAS domain-containing protein: protein MQGGNDADSRECPEDAEPSELHDHKTRQSGQAGPDGLTAGLVDQLRRDAELFRGVFRNMNAGVMVLRPVHAHGDDCADFILLDINPAGERLSGLTRAECVDSLLSGLLPAPVAATLREALARAWRSGIAEHLPSFLYSDEIRGCWRHYFISRADSGDLLLIYEDVTERYMALANLAAGEEKYRALVENTPDIVLRFGGDLRLTYVNAAVTPYLGPPETLMGRGVAELGLAPQVADFWARQLRGVLESGRPVQADYVFHGPAGRVLFDWRLVPELGADGGVASVLSLLRDVTRQRATEHDFRTLFRKLITSFAVHEILLDDDGRPVDFRFLTVNPAFEAMAGRQAEDVLGRTGSEVFGPQDPAWIAVLGRVALTGEPLHTERYSRNLGKWLEMTVYRVRERQFAIIAADVTERRNARRERRLSAARLSALHRLSRMDAAPERSIMRFALEQAVRLTGSELGYLALVDGGRVTADGVLWSHLVTQPGVVTAPPGAFPEGRADGGADGRADGRAVVAGPWSEVARTGQPEVRNGVPAGGTGEPGVPGEEPAHRVGGISLWRHLAVPVQEEGRLVAVAGVANKDLPYERADRRQLDLFMHGMWEHIARRRAMVSLRRAKDAAEAASRSKDEFLANMSHELRTPLNGVLGMLQLLDGPDLSDERRGYLRTAVESGHALLRIIDDLLDLSALGAGESGLRDEPFDPAAVLRQVADMVDPAARRRGLALGLIADALPRRVRGDAARLRQVLYNLVANGVKFTHQGGVDILACPVGGDRLLFTVRDTGIGIPEEKLAVVCEPFAQVDGSSTRRYQGAGLGLGIVRRLVARMGGTMTMESEEGVGTSVHVCLPLPKVEAANGTDGGAADGEPDGLHDGTVNDGSVSPPSSESRAATAAASFALRALRVLVAEDDLINRLTVQRMLEREGHSAICVENGADAVRAAGEGDYDVILMDIQMPGMDGTEAARRINDGARSTGRARPPIVALTAHALRGDRERFLASGMDDYIAKPLERDVLRRVLQRLAN, encoded by the coding sequence ATGCAGGGTGGAAATGACGCGGACAGCCGCGAATGTCCGGAAGACGCGGAGCCGTCGGAACTGCACGACCATAAGACACGGCAGAGTGGGCAGGCCGGGCCAGACGGGCTGACTGCTGGTCTCGTGGATCAGTTGCGGCGCGACGCCGAACTGTTTCGCGGCGTATTCCGCAACATGAATGCGGGCGTGATGGTGTTGCGCCCCGTGCATGCCCATGGAGACGACTGCGCCGATTTCATCCTGCTGGACATCAACCCCGCAGGCGAACGGCTGAGCGGTTTGACCCGCGCGGAATGTGTCGACAGCCTGCTGTCCGGCCTGCTGCCCGCCCCGGTGGCCGCCACCCTGCGCGAGGCCCTGGCCCGTGCCTGGCGCAGCGGCATTGCCGAGCATCTTCCCTCCTTCCTCTACAGCGACGAGATACGCGGCTGCTGGCGTCACTACTTCATCAGCCGCGCCGATTCGGGCGACCTGCTGCTGATCTACGAGGACGTCACCGAACGCTACATGGCCCTGGCCAACCTTGCCGCCGGGGAGGAAAAGTACCGCGCCCTGGTGGAAAACACCCCGGACATCGTCTTGCGCTTTGGCGGCGACCTGCGCCTGACCTACGTGAACGCCGCCGTCACGCCCTATCTGGGGCCGCCGGAAACGCTCATGGGGCGTGGGGTTGCGGAACTGGGCCTTGCCCCGCAGGTTGCGGACTTCTGGGCGCGGCAGTTGCGCGGGGTTCTGGAATCGGGCCGCCCTGTTCAGGCCGACTACGTGTTTCACGGTCCCGCCGGGCGGGTGCTGTTCGACTGGCGGCTGGTGCCCGAGTTGGGGGCAGACGGGGGGGTTGCCTCGGTGCTCAGCCTGCTGCGCGACGTGACCCGCCAGCGCGCTACCGAGCATGATTTTCGCACGTTGTTCCGCAAGCTGATCACCAGCTTTGCCGTGCACGAGATACTGCTGGACGACGACGGGCGGCCTGTGGATTTCCGGTTTCTGACGGTGAACCCGGCCTTCGAGGCCATGGCTGGCCGCCAGGCCGAAGACGTGCTGGGGCGCACGGGCAGCGAGGTGTTCGGCCCGCAGGACCCGGCGTGGATCGCGGTGCTGGGCCGGGTGGCCCTGACCGGCGAGCCGCTGCACACGGAACGTTATTCCCGCAATCTGGGCAAGTGGCTGGAGATGACCGTCTACCGGGTGCGTGAACGCCAGTTCGCCATCATTGCCGCAGACGTCACCGAACGCCGCAACGCCCGGCGCGAGCGCAGGCTGAGCGCGGCGCGGTTGTCGGCCCTGCACCGCCTGTCGCGCATGGATGCCGCGCCCGAACGGTCGATCATGCGCTTTGCGCTGGAGCAGGCCGTGCGCCTGACCGGCAGCGAGCTGGGCTACCTTGCCCTGGTGGATGGCGGTCGGGTGACGGCGGATGGCGTGCTGTGGTCGCATCTGGTGACGCAGCCGGGGGTGGTCACCGCCCCCCCCGGAGCGTTCCCGGAAGGTCGGGCGGACGGCGGGGCCGACGGCAGGGCGGACGGCAGGGCCGTAGTGGCGGGGCCGTGGTCCGAGGTGGCGCGCACCGGTCAGCCGGAAGTCCGCAACGGAGTCCCGGCTGGTGGCACTGGTGAGCCTGGTGTGCCTGGCGAGGAACCGGCCCACCGCGTGGGCGGCATTTCACTGTGGCGGCACTTGGCCGTGCCCGTGCAGGAAGAGGGGCGGCTGGTGGCCGTGGCGGGCGTGGCCAACAAGGATCTGCCCTACGAACGGGCCGACCGCCGCCAGTTGGATCTGTTCATGCATGGCATGTGGGAACACATCGCGCGGCGGCGGGCCATGGTTTCGCTGCGGCGGGCCAAGGATGCGGCCGAGGCGGCCAGCCGTTCCAAGGACGAATTTCTGGCCAACATGAGCCACGAGCTGCGCACCCCCCTCAACGGGGTGCTGGGCATGCTGCAATTGCTGGACGGTCCGGACCTGAGCGACGAGCGGCGCGGCTACCTGCGCACGGCGGTGGAATCGGGCCATGCCCTCCTGCGCATCATCGACGACCTGCTGGACCTTTCCGCGCTGGGCGCGGGCGAATCGGGGCTGCGGGACGAACCTTTCGACCCGGCGGCAGTGCTGCGCCAGGTGGCCGACATGGTGGACCCGGCGGCGCGGCGGCGCGGGCTGGCGCTGGGGCTCATCGCCGATGCGCTGCCCCGGCGGGTGCGCGGCGACGCGGCGCGGCTGCGTCAGGTGCTGTACAACCTGGTGGCCAACGGGGTGAAGTTCACCCATCAGGGCGGGGTGGACATTCTGGCCTGCCCCGTGGGCGGCGACAGGCTGCTGTTCACCGTGCGCGACACGGGCATCGGCATTCCGGAAGAAAAACTGGCCGTGGTCTGCGAGCCCTTCGCGCAGGTGGATGGTTCATCCACCCGGCGTTACCAGGGGGCCGGGCTGGGGCTTGGCATCGTGCGCCGCCTGGTCGCGCGCATGGGGGGCACCATGACCATGGAGAGCGAAGAGGGCGTGGGCACCTCGGTGCATGTCTGCCTGCCGCTGCCCAAGGTGGAGGCCGCCAACGGAACGGACGGCGGGGCGGCTGACGGGGAACCCGACGGGCTGCATGACGGCACTGTCAACGATGGTTCCGTGTCCCCCCCGTCTTCGGAATCCCGCGCGGCCACGGCTGCGGCGTCCTTTGCGTTGCGGGCGTTGCGGGTGCTGGTGGCGGAAGACGACCTGATCAACCGGCTTACCGTGCAGCGCATGCTGGAGCGCGAAGGCCACAGCGCGATATGCGTGGAGAACGGGGCCGATGCGGTGCGCGCGGCGGGCGAGGGGGACTACGACGTCATCCTCATGGACATCCAGATGCCCGGCATGGACGGCACGGAGGCCGCCCGGCGCATCAACGATGGGGCTCGCAGCACGGGCCGGGCACGTCCGCCCATCGTGGCCCTGACCGCCCATGCCCTGCGCGGCGACCGCGAGCGGTTCCTGGCGTCGGGCATGGACGACTATATCGCCAAGCCCCTGGAGCGCGACGTGTTGCGCCGGGTGTTGCAGCGGCTGGCCAACTAG
- a CDS encoding YicC/YloC family endoribonuclease, which yields MLRSMTGFGRSFLEDADWTQTWEVRSVNGRHLDMKWRLPVFVRNLEPRFEKVVRKFATRGRVDITLGLQLRRGDLGVVGFNETQAAAMLDTLASFAAARGDAYSPDYNRMLGLSFLWEDAGAEQDEELLAGLESGLAAALADWNESRAREAKALAMDMTSRIIRMDEWVARIEERAPDIKEERFQNVRDRLSELLERAGSELDEGRFLQEITLLADKLDVSEELTRLRAHLDRLRELMDQGGDAGKRLDFTLQECFREINTCGNKIQDAQISRLVVDFKNELEKCREQVQNIE from the coding sequence ATGCTCAGAAGCATGACCGGTTTCGGACGCAGCTTCCTTGAAGACGCCGACTGGACGCAGACGTGGGAAGTGCGCAGCGTGAATGGCCGCCACCTCGACATGAAGTGGCGGCTTCCCGTTTTCGTGCGCAACCTTGAACCGCGCTTCGAAAAGGTGGTGCGCAAGTTCGCCACCCGGGGCCGGGTGGACATCACCCTGGGGCTGCAACTGCGCCGGGGCGACCTGGGCGTGGTGGGCTTCAACGAAACCCAGGCCGCGGCCATGCTGGACACCCTGGCGTCTTTCGCCGCCGCGCGCGGCGATGCCTACAGCCCCGACTACAACCGCATGCTCGGACTGTCCTTTTTGTGGGAAGACGCGGGCGCGGAACAGGACGAGGAACTGCTGGCCGGGCTGGAATCGGGCCTTGCCGCCGCGCTGGCCGACTGGAACGAGTCGCGCGCCCGCGAGGCCAAGGCCTTGGCCATGGACATGACCTCGCGCATCATCCGCATGGACGAATGGGTGGCCCGCATCGAGGAACGCGCCCCGGACATCAAGGAAGAGCGCTTCCAGAACGTGCGCGACCGCTTGTCCGAACTGCTGGAGCGCGCCGGGAGCGAACTGGACGAAGGGCGCTTCCTGCAGGAGATCACCCTGCTGGCCGACAAACTGGACGTGAGCGAGGAACTGACCCGCCTGCGCGCCCATCTGGACCGGCTGCGCGAACTCATGGACCAGGGCGGCGACGCGGGCAAGCGCCTGGACTTCACGCTTCAGGAATGCTTCCGCGAGATCAACACCTGCGGCAACAAGATTCAGGACGCGCAGATTTCGCGCCTGGTGGTGGATTTCAAGAACGAACTGGAAAAGTGCCGCGAGCAGGTGCAGAACATCGAATAG
- a CDS encoding DUF370 domain-containing protein: MQQKPSSQKLINVGFGNFVVATRVVAIVNPSSSPMRRLREDARQEGRLVDATQGRKTRSIIITDSNHVILSAIQAETVGQRYTQEDAD; encoded by the coding sequence ATGCAGCAGAAACCGTCATCGCAAAAGCTCATCAACGTAGGCTTCGGCAACTTCGTCGTGGCCACGCGCGTGGTGGCCATCGTCAACCCATCGTCGTCGCCCATGCGCCGCCTGCGCGAGGACGCGCGGCAGGAGGGGCGGCTGGTGGATGCCACGCAAGGCCGCAAGACCCGCTCCATCATCATCACCGATTCGAACCACGTCATCCTTTCGGCCATCCAGGCTGAAACCGTGGGGCAACGCTACACGCAGGAGGACGCCGACTGA
- the gmk gene encoding guanylate kinase, producing MARQRSGIVLVLCAPSGTGKTTLTKRLLAEFSRFAYSISYTTRQPRTGEVHGRDYHFVAVAEFTRLRDEGFFAEWAEVHGNFYGTPLQATLDMLREGRDVIFDIDVQGASQLRGSLRQGCYVFIMPPSRAELERRLRARGTDDEPTIQRRLANAAKELDQAHWFNAWIVNEDLDVAYDELRAAYIAATLSPSCSPDLVGGLMEGWREGR from the coding sequence ATGGCCCGCCAACGCTCCGGCATCGTGCTGGTGCTGTGTGCCCCCTCGGGCACCGGCAAGACGACCCTGACCAAACGCCTGCTCGCGGAATTTTCCCGCTTCGCCTACTCCATTTCCTACACCACCCGCCAGCCCCGCACGGGCGAAGTGCATGGCCGCGACTACCATTTCGTCGCGGTGGCCGAATTCACCCGCCTGCGCGACGAAGGCTTTTTCGCCGAATGGGCCGAGGTGCACGGCAACTTCTACGGCACGCCGCTGCAAGCCACCCTGGACATGCTGCGCGAAGGGCGCGACGTGATCTTCGACATCGACGTGCAGGGCGCAAGCCAGTTGCGCGGCAGCCTGCGCCAGGGGTGCTACGTGTTCATCATGCCGCCCTCGCGGGCGGAGCTGGAACGCCGCCTGCGCGCGCGCGGCACCGACGACGAGCCCACCATCCAGCGCCGCCTGGCCAACGCCGCCAAGGAACTGGACCAGGCCCACTGGTTCAACGCCTGGATCGTCAACGAAGACCTGGACGTCGCCTACGACGAACTGCGGGCCGCGTACATCGCCGCCACGCTGTCGCCCTCGTGCAGCCCCGACCTTGTGGGGGGGCTCATGGAGGGGTGGCGGGAAGGAAGGTGA
- the pyrF gene encoding orotidine-5'-phosphate decarboxylase: MAELVIALDYPAMDAALATARTLRGVAEDAGGRLWMKVGLELFTASGPEVVARLKDMGFPVFLDLKFHDIPNTVRGAVRSAVATGVDMCNIHLSGGERMCRAAVEGLAEGAAVRGHGVAPILLGVTVLTSVAPGELPGGADPSAEAARLAVCGRDWGLGGVVCSGHEAHGIKQRCGRDFVCLTPGIRPAAPPSHQHGGGSGGDDQRRVMTPAEAVRAGSDYLVVGRPVTGAAGPNGPADAVRGILAEMLGA; this comes from the coding sequence ATGGCCGAGTTGGTCATTGCCCTGGATTACCCGGCCATGGACGCGGCCCTGGCCACGGCCCGCACGCTGCGCGGCGTGGCGGAAGACGCCGGGGGCCGCCTGTGGATGAAGGTGGGGCTTGAACTGTTCACCGCCAGCGGACCGGAGGTGGTGGCGCGGTTGAAGGACATGGGCTTTCCCGTGTTCCTGGACCTGAAGTTCCACGACATTCCCAACACGGTGCGGGGGGCGGTGCGATCCGCCGTGGCCACCGGGGTGGACATGTGCAACATCCACCTTTCCGGCGGCGAACGCATGTGCCGCGCGGCGGTGGAGGGGCTGGCGGAGGGTGCGGCGGTGCGCGGGCACGGGGTGGCCCCGATCCTGCTGGGCGTCACCGTGCTGACCAGCGTGGCGCCGGGCGAGTTGCCCGGCGGCGCGGACCCTTCTGCCGAGGCGGCTCGCCTGGCCGTATGCGGCCGGGACTGGGGCCTGGGCGGCGTGGTCTGTTCGGGGCATGAAGCGCACGGCATCAAGCAGCGCTGCGGGCGCGATTTCGTTTGCCTGACGCCGGGCATCCGGCCTGCCGCGCCCCCTTCTCATCAGCATGGGGGCGGTTCCGGCGGCGATGACCAGCGCCGGGTGATGACCCCTGCAGAAGCCGTGCGGGCCGGTTCCGACTATCTGGTGGTGGGCCGCCCGGTGACCGGCGCGGCAGGCCCCAATGGCCCGGCCGATGCGGTGCGGGGCATCCTGGCGGAGATGCTTGGGGCCTGA
- a CDS encoding tetratricopeptide repeat protein: MTDVTRDDPISTAPTAHAPQGSQRGRERIKGVFSTQDVQKVGTGTTTRKTIQKGFWYAEETEAGDVEVQPLNNNYVPSGPKRRITMDELLEKFAPEPEFYVQTVFPRMRELNKTVARADRHRQKGETFSAEYEYGNALQVDDENVRANFGLGLTYLSRGETGKADDIFERLVKLEAAFDEEHKHLFNEFGINLRKNQMFDQAVSYYSRALELTRKDENLHLNMARAMLEKKNFTGTVEHVLKALEINPAIDAGIKFLQWLQAKKLVPAEQQDAVREMLARIAGGGKAPASADTGGGGS; encoded by the coding sequence ATGACCGACGTGACCCGCGACGACCCGATTTCCACCGCCCCGACGGCGCATGCTCCACAGGGCAGCCAGCGCGGCAGGGAACGCATCAAGGGTGTGTTCTCGACGCAGGACGTGCAGAAGGTGGGCACCGGCACCACCACCCGCAAGACCATCCAGAAAGGCTTCTGGTACGCCGAAGAGACCGAGGCGGGCGATGTCGAGGTCCAGCCCCTGAACAACAACTATGTTCCCTCGGGGCCCAAGCGGCGCATAACCATGGACGAACTGCTGGAAAAGTTCGCGCCGGAGCCGGAATTCTACGTCCAGACCGTCTTTCCGCGCATGCGCGAGCTGAACAAGACCGTGGCCCGCGCCGACCGTCACCGCCAGAAGGGCGAGACCTTCAGCGCCGAATACGAGTACGGCAATGCCCTGCAGGTGGACGACGAAAACGTGCGCGCCAACTTCGGGCTGGGGCTGACCTATCTTTCGCGCGGCGAAACGGGCAAGGCCGACGACATTTTCGAGCGCCTGGTGAAGCTGGAGGCCGCCTTTGACGAGGAGCACAAGCACCTCTTCAACGAATTCGGCATCAACCTGCGCAAGAACCAGATGTTCGACCAGGCCGTCTCCTACTACTCGCGCGCCCTGGAACTGACCCGCAAGGACGAGAACCTGCACCTGAACATGGCCCGCGCCATGCTGGAGAAGAAGAACTTCACCGGCACGGTGGAACACGTGCTGAAGGCGCTGGAAATCAACCCCGCCATCGACGCGGGCATCAAGTTCCTGCAATGGTTGCAGGCCAAGAAGCTGGTGCCCGCCGAACAGCAGGACGCCGTGCGCGAGATGCTGGCCCGCATCGCCGGGGGCGGCAAGGCCCCGGCGTCGGCCGACACGGGCGGAGGCGGGTCGTGA
- a CDS encoding HDOD domain-containing protein gives MSPAGGGSGGAPPDPARTGPAGTGGLGAAHALLDELLRHPPELPYDPGLLRELFDSTRDDSMAPLSAVAGVLNKAQGLATRVLSLANSAYYGLQSEVTSVQRAVAVLGMAEIRALVLALGVSRMIDRSRLPAAFDLREYWGHQLSVAAGCRLLARRVPGCDAETCYTAGLLHDLGKLLIAAYRPDDWAAIRQLARDEKLMDSDAEELLLGLDHGVVGARLLSFWDLPMALTEPINWHHAPHLAGEYQRAALVVYVSDAALRLRERLAEKDADGLPGSLPGGLPDDVLIPQGLDDAARSLGVDVAAFMAEIETLLEGERIGQFVSQLA, from the coding sequence GTGAGCCCCGCCGGTGGCGGTTCGGGCGGCGCCCCCCCCGACCCTGCCCGAACCGGACCTGCCGGAACCGGTGGCCTGGGCGCGGCCCATGCGCTGCTGGACGAACTGCTGCGCCACCCCCCGGAACTGCCCTACGACCCCGGCCTGCTGCGCGAACTGTTCGACTCCACCCGCGACGATTCCATGGCCCCCCTGTCCGCCGTGGCCGGGGTGCTCAACAAGGCGCAGGGGCTTGCCACTCGCGTGTTGTCCCTTGCCAATTCCGCCTATTACGGCCTGCAGTCGGAGGTGACCTCCGTCCAGCGGGCCGTTGCCGTTCTGGGCATGGCCGAAATCCGCGCGCTGGTGCTGGCGTTGGGCGTTTCGCGCATGATCGACCGTTCGCGCCTGCCCGCCGCGTTCGACCTGCGCGAATACTGGGGACATCAGCTTTCCGTGGCCGCCGGGTGTCGCCTGCTGGCCCGCCGGGTGCCGGGCTGCGACGCGGAAACCTGCTATACCGCCGGATTGCTGCACGACCTTGGCAAGTTGCTCATCGCCGCCTACCGTCCGGACGACTGGGCGGCCATCCGCCAGTTGGCCAGAGATGAGAAACTCATGGATTCCGACGCGGAGGAACTGTTGCTGGGGCTGGACCACGGGGTGGTGGGGGCGCGCCTGCTGTCGTTCTGGGATTTGCCCATGGCCCTGACGGAACCCATCAACTGGCACCATGCCCCGCATCTGGCGGGCGAGTATCAGCGCGCCGCGCTGGTGGTGTACGTGTCCGATGCCGCGCTACGCCTGCGCGAACGGCTGGCGGAAAAGGATGCGGATGGCCTGCCCGGCAGCCTGCCCGGCGGATTGCCTGACGATGTGCTGATTCCGCAGGGGCTGGACGACGCGGCCCGCTCGCTGGGGGTTGACGTGGCCGCCTTCATGGCGGAAATCGAAACCCTGCTCGAAGGCGAGCGGATAGGGCAGTTCGTGTCGCAACTGGCGTGA